A genomic window from Slackia heliotrinireducens DSM 20476 includes:
- the mscL gene encoding large conductance mechanosensitive channel protein MscL, with product MKKFMDEFKEFIAQGNVMDMAVGIIIGGAFTAIVTALTEDIINPLITLITGGGVDSVGALNIAGMDFGAFISAILNFLIIAFVVFWLVKSVNKLQKLAGMEKPAEAPAPTCPHCLEEVKEGATRCPHCGGEI from the coding sequence ATGAAGAAGTTCATGGATGAGTTCAAAGAGTTCATCGCCCAAGGCAACGTCATGGACATGGCTGTCGGTATCATCATCGGCGGCGCGTTCACCGCTATCGTCACGGCCCTGACCGAAGACATCATCAACCCGCTCATCACCCTTATCACGGGCGGCGGCGTTGACAGCGTGGGCGCTCTGAACATCGCCGGCATGGACTTCGGCGCATTCATCTCCGCCATCCTGAACTTCCTGATCATCGCATTCGTGGTGTTCTGGCTGGTCAAGAGCGTCAACAAGCTGCAGAAGCTTGCCGGCATGGAAAAGCCTGCCGAAGCGCCTGCCCCCACCTGCCCCCATTGCCTCGAAGAGGTCAAGGAAGGCGCCACCCGTTGCCCGCATTGCGGCGGCGAGATCTAA